Proteins from a genomic interval of Papaver somniferum cultivar HN1 chromosome 4, ASM357369v1, whole genome shotgun sequence:
- the LOC113274854 gene encoding uncharacterized protein LOC113274854 isoform X1, translating to MLSINRFTNENGCSMIDFETQITSREIPKSTISLHDLTLIFRRGWEEIWFMIPGLGICCVLLLPQNYTELIWNRRLLRHNFLIKWLLGLVTGRYTKWLLGLVTGRTVIAVMNDLMQYTSIGVLVYDLGSSHPTRVEDHMRVILW from the exons ATGCTTTCAATCAATCGATTTACGAATGAAAATGGTTGTTCAATGATCGATTTTGAGACTCAAATTACCTCAAGAGAAATACCTAAATCTACGATTTCTCTGCACGACCTAACCCTAATATTCAGAAGAG GATGGGAAGAGATTTGGTTTATGATCCCTGGTCTTGGGATTTGCTGTGTGCTGCTTCTTCCTCAGAACTATACAGAATTAATCTGGAACAG GAGGTTACTGCGCCACAATTTCTTGATAAAATGGCTGTTGGGACTAGTGACGGGAAGGTACACCAAATGGCTGTTGGGACTAGTGACGGGAAG AACTGTTATAGCGGTTATGAATGATTTGATGCAATACACAAGTATTGGT GTATTGGTGTATGATTTGGGCTCTTCACACCCAACTAGAGTCGAGGATCATATGCGAGTAATTTTGTG GTAA
- the LOC113274854 gene encoding uncharacterized protein LOC113274854 isoform X4, producing the protein MSFVAERHSSEKIENSYEKQRMGRDLVYDPWSWDLLCAASSSELYRINLEQEVTAPQFLDKMAVGTSDGKVHQMAVGTSDGKVLVYDLGSSHPTRVEDHMRVILW; encoded by the exons ATGAGTTTTGTTGCAGAGCGTCATAGTTCTGAGAAAATAGAAAATTCGTATGAAAAACAAAG GATGGGAAGAGATTTGGTTTATGATCCCTGGTCTTGGGATTTGCTGTGTGCTGCTTCTTCCTCAGAACTATACAGAATTAATCTGGAACAG GAGGTTACTGCGCCACAATTTCTTGATAAAATGGCTGTTGGGACTAGTGACGGGAAGGTACACCAAATGGCTGTTGGGACTAGTGACGGGAAG GTATTGGTGTATGATTTGGGCTCTTCACACCCAACTAGAGTCGAGGATCATATGCGAGTAATTTTGTG GTAA
- the LOC113274854 gene encoding uncharacterized protein LOC113274854 isoform X2, with protein MLSINRFTNENGCSMIDFETQITSREIPKSTISLHDLTLIFRRGWEEIWFMIPGLGICCVLLLPQNYTELIWNRRLLRHNFLIKWLLGLVTGRYTKWLLGLVTGRTVIAVMNDLMQYTSIGV; from the exons ATGCTTTCAATCAATCGATTTACGAATGAAAATGGTTGTTCAATGATCGATTTTGAGACTCAAATTACCTCAAGAGAAATACCTAAATCTACGATTTCTCTGCACGACCTAACCCTAATATTCAGAAGAG GATGGGAAGAGATTTGGTTTATGATCCCTGGTCTTGGGATTTGCTGTGTGCTGCTTCTTCCTCAGAACTATACAGAATTAATCTGGAACAG GAGGTTACTGCGCCACAATTTCTTGATAAAATGGCTGTTGGGACTAGTGACGGGAAGGTACACCAAATGGCTGTTGGGACTAGTGACGGGAAG AACTGTTATAGCGGTTATGAATGATTTGATGCAATACACAAGTATTGGTGTATGA
- the LOC113274854 gene encoding uncharacterized protein LOC113274854 isoform X3, whose translation MKNKGWEEIWFMIPGLGICCVLLLPQNYTELIWNSRMLRLQNKSSVCRINSAEHAGDTNQEVTAPQFLDKMAVGTSDGKVHQMAVGTSDGKVLVYDLGSSHPTRVEDHMRVILW comes from the exons ATGAAAAACAAAG GATGGGAAGAGATTTGGTTTATGATCCCTGGTCTTGGGATTTGCTGTGTGCTGCTTCTTCCTCAGAACTATACAGAATTAATCTGGAACAG TAGAATGCTTCGACTTCAGAACAAATCTTCAGTTTGTAGGATTAATTCTGCCGAACATGCTGGTGATACTAATCAG GAGGTTACTGCGCCACAATTTCTTGATAAAATGGCTGTTGGGACTAGTGACGGGAAGGTACACCAAATGGCTGTTGGGACTAGTGACGGGAAG GTATTGGTGTATGATTTGGGCTCTTCACACCCAACTAGAGTCGAGGATCATATGCGAGTAATTTTGTG GTAA